From the Coffea eugenioides isolate CCC68of chromosome 1, Ceug_1.0, whole genome shotgun sequence genome, the window GTAGGAATTGTAGGCACTTGGGTCAAACTTGTTTCTCGAGCCagatttgctcataaacttcaCTGGATTTTCTAGTAATTGGGCATTaaataagaaaaggaaaacgaaGATAATTGTTGGATGTTCACTATTATAAATAGGAAGCTTGTTAGCTAGTATAAATTTGTTTTGTGAGTGTTGTCACTGTATACACCTCCAGTGTAATAAAATTGTTCAGCCTCGATTATCAGTGGATCTAATTCAATGATTTGGTAAGACCCACCATAATCCTACAAGGCCAAGTGTTTGGAGATATCCTAATCGATTCAGTTGCCATAATTTTTCATTTGACACGTTACTCCAACGATAGCCATGCAAAATAACCTTCACATTTTCGTTTTTGGTTTAATGgcaaaaaaaattgcagcatCAAGGCATGAGTCAATTAATTGGTTGAAGAGAGATTGTTTGATGGTAACTTGAATTAATTTCCATAAAAATCTTTTAATTACGATACCTACTTGTATGAATCCCCATAGTAATGTATTGATGTTGCTAGATTGTATCATTGTATTCATATCAGGTTAATCTTGCTAGATTATAGACTAATGTATTGATCCCACCACATTGTGCGTCAATTTTACCCACATAAAAAGAATATATAGTATTAATATAGTGAGTAAATTTGATGGGAAATTTTACTTAATGTTACTGGAAATCAATGAAAGTTGCATGAAATTTATTGTTGTTCATATATGATCTTCTTCTTTTAGTTATTAATCATTCGGTCTCATTAAAATTAGTgaacaatatatatatagtgaAGTTTGGGAAGCTCGTGTCCTTCAAACTTTGCTAGAATTCGACATCTTTAAAATTCAAGGACATTTGAACTTCTAAACAATGCTTGTGGTATATATAACTCTGCGATGCTTTTGAAACCAATAGTTTTAAGAATAGTCCTTTGCTGCAACGCCTCTGAAATTATTGAAACAATACCTCAACATGGTAAGCACATCTGTCCTGTCTATTATTTGTCCTTTCAACATGTATAGTTTCACTCGGATCCTCGGTCACATATTTTGAGTGCCAATCCAATGCCACCTCTAATATTATGCTAAGTGTTCtgttattatttatattttaattttttaataattcaaattgATTTGATTTAATACAAATTTTCTCTGCCATCTAAATCTTTGAACCAAAATTAATGGGCCGGTTTAATTCAAATACCATCACTTTTGAGTTAACTACTCACGAtctggggaaaaagaaaaagaaaacctcaAGACGATGAACCTCAAGATCTCTAATTCATTTACCTAGTTTTCTCTACCCATCAGGACGATGAACCTCAAGATCTCAAATTCATTTACCTAGTTTTCTCTATCAATTATGGCGACCCCTCAGATTTTGCAGAGAGAAGAAGATCTTCTCTTATGGCAGTCCCTCTTTGATGACCCCAAAGGTCCTACGATTTCCAtcattctttttccattttgtcAGCTGCCAGTttattgggtttttttttttgggtttcttttTAATCGTCTGAACCAGTTAAAGCAAGTTTTTAAATAGCTTTGGATATTAGGATATTTGTAAATTATTTTCTGGTCCAGTATAAATCTTGCTGATCTAGATTTTCTTGATTCCCTGGGTCTTCCCGACAGACATTATTCTGTTTCCGGGATGTATTATATACTTTTGGGACTTTTGGGAAAAATCACTGATTTTTCTATAGGGGATAATTGCAGGAGAAAATGAGAAGTGCAGAGGAACGGATATTGAGAAAAAGATCGAGTTCCTGGAGAGCTTGACTGGAAAAGTAACTTCCCAAGTTCTCATTTTTTCTTCTACGCTTTTAGCAAGATTTTATCTTTCCCCTATTATCTCTAGCTTGGATACTGTTGTTCTTCAGTTACTAGTTACTAACAATAGTTATGGCTAAGTTTGCAGTAGCAACTTGCATTTGTAGGTTATTATTTATCTTCAAGACTGTTAGATTGCACTGCAGGTGATAAAATTGGTTTAATGTTTTTATCTGATTATCTAATGGAATGGATGTCTAGGACGTGCAGCTAGTCATGAATCTTTCTAAATTTAGGATTCAAATCTCATGGCAAATTTGAACGGTCAATGGTATGCTTGAAATGATGTAATCATTGATTCCACTCTGTTTCTATCATTTCGGCCATCAGATTCATAAAATGTGAACGTTCAATTGCAGCCCTGCTTAGCTATATTCCTCCTGATTTTTCTCAAATTGTTGCAGGTCAGCAACCGGAGATCTCGAAGATGGTTAAATGATCGCCTTTTAATGGAGCTCGTTCCTCGTCTAAATGCAGAAGAAATTAGAGGCTTGTTTGCTCCACCGCCTTGGGGTAGGAGACAACCCTCTGGAAGCAGCTTTGTCATGATTTGTATCAGTTGTTTAATACATATGTTTTCGCAGTTTTAATTTGTTAGCAGTCATCTTGGTGTAACTTCCTTACTATTCAGTATGGCCTGAATTTGTAAATATTTCTGATCTAGCTTCATCTTACAGGTGATGATGTGCCACTGTCCCCATTTAGCATGACAAATATAGGAGAATGGGACAAATTTAGAACCGTGGATATGGATAAAGAGGTATTATTCTCGTTACCACATGATTACGAACATTATCTCTAAACtatttttgcatgatatttggGTTGCATTACACTGGTCCTTTCACTGTTGAAGTCAACTTACGCTCTCTCCTGCTAACTTTAAATCTTACATAAAGATTACATTCATTAAGTCCTCTTGCATGGATAAACAAAATTAGTACATGTGTTTGTTGAGGGATCAGTAAACAAGGTGTGGGTGAGCCATGAACCTTAAAGACCATGGATGCCTTTAGCCCTTGGTTCACCTCTCCGTGTTGGATGATATATTTTCTCTAACATTTTCGTGACTTATTGAATTAAATATGCCATTGTCTTCatccttatttttctttatttgcttGCTATTTTTCATGTTGTATCCATTTCATTTTTGAATGCCTTAGTTCTGGATAGGGTTTGCTCTAATTTAGTATTTTGTTCTTTGTTGTATGTGTTCTATTTATTTTCCTTGTTTGCGGCGGCTGAAACCTTTGAATTTCAAATAATGTCACTATCTTTGTCATGTATTTGATGAGCTGCACATGTATAATTGAGTTTGCTGGACTTTAGGGAATGTACTTACTTTAATACTGTAATATCACAGAGGAGAGCAGGTGCACATCATGTGTCTGATGGAAGAATTGATGCCCTCAGTCGGAACACCGGTTCCTTGTCCTCCAATTCTTGCAGTTGTGGTCTCCCAAACAGATTCCACCCTCCAAAATATCAGCAAGCTTTGCTCTGATGTACACAGCTCAACATGAAATGGATTTTAATAATCCCTTTGATTTTTGTGATGAATCTCTCGTTATCTCAAAGACAAATATGATATCCATATCTGATGATGGCAAAATATGGAAATGGCTCCTAACTGCTGAAGGATTTGGTGATGGATCAACTAATTCAGGCCCGTCAAAGACAAAGATCTTCTTTAGGCAAATGGTGGGACAGCAGCGCCGTCTGCTGATGATGATCCATTGAATGTGGTTGGCCCATCAAATGATAGTTTTAGCCATAGGATTAGCCAAAGGATAGTGAGGAAATGGTTTGTGTGCAGGTGCACTTCTTTATTCTCCAGTATGTACTGCATGCTTGGTTGCACTTTTCTGTTAGAAATCATACCACGCTTGGGCACTAGCAGCATAGCTGTTTCACAAAAATAATAGTTGGAATCCCTGATTGGTACGCTATTTATTCCTTGTCCAGTCTATAACCAATAGATTTGAAATGCTGTTTGACTTTCTACTTTCTCTGTTTCTGCTTGTACACTTTTGAATTTATGATTTAGGTTCAAATTCCTGTGGTTCTTGTTCTCTAGCTTAAATTTGGGTTGACACCCTCATTCATCACTATCTGCtgctatttttcaatttaagtACTAGGTTGAAGTTGACAACTTTGTACATAGTACTGAATGAAGATAAGCTTGTTGCTCATTCAAGGCAAGATGAAAAGGAGCAAATAAAAAGTTTTATAGCTAATGGTGATAAGTGACAAGTTATGTTGCAACTGATGTTGAACTTATGTttgttgttttgaatttttctataTAATGAGATACGCTAAAAATGAAATCTGCTTCAAGAATTGTGGGATTGTTGTAAAGATATGGAGTTCATATATGTAATAAAGTATAGTGGTGGACTATAGTTCGGAGAGACATAATCCAAGCACTAAAGATCAGTTCCCAAATCCAGATAGCAAAGCAGCCTCAAAGTAATACAAAACAGAGGAATCAGGGGATAACCATAATGAATATTGCACACAGAATATTGCGCAACTTCCTGCATATGGCCAAACTATGTTGCACATGCCGGGATTTCTAATGCACCAAAGTGGCTGAATGGGTTCCGTGGCTGAATGGGTTCCGCACCAACCCCTCTGGTCAACATTTTGTTCACTCGCTCAATCTATGCGGACAATTGCATACCTCTTCATTGCAATCAGCTCCAACTTTTTGTCCCATAGTACAAGATTTGTCATTCAATTCGAACTGATTTATTTTTGCTCCTCCGAAACCATGTAATTCTTGTGCCTATGGTTAGATTtgcatcacaaaaaaaaattgagcacATAAATAAATGGATGAATACAAATAGACGATACATAATATTTTCTTAAAGAAGTAATTATTCATGATCACAACAGTAATAATTTACCTTGAGCAAGCTAGTCATGTTCATGGAACTGAAAGTGCATAGTTGGCCATAATTTTGTTGATACTGTAAAGATTCTATCATGCTCACCTCATTTGTATTTGCCTAAAAATAAAAGATGTATAAtacattaaaaaagaaaaaaaaaagttagaacAATATATTGTTTGGAACTTGAAAGATAGTGATTATGCTCAATGATCAACTGACATATACGAAACTTACCAGTTTGTCTACTATTAACCTTCATCTTTGCCGAACAATTAAATCGTGTTTCAGGACGAGGGGCTCTTACATTGAGATCTCTTTTATCATTTCCTCGTTTTCCTTCAGCACTACAACAAAATACCCTATCCACGAGCCTACCATTGCTATCTTTGTGGAAGCTACTTCTTTtgattccaaaaccaacttCCTTTGCATACGCTAAGTAAAAATTATAAGCATCTTCTTCACTCTCAAATTCCATACCCATCTTCGGAAGTAGTTCAGGAGGAATCGATGCATGAATTTTGTTTACATCTTTTATCACATTTAAAACTGGTGGAGTGAAAACCTCATCATTGATAATTTGATCTACCTTGTCAAAATCCAATTTGCGACAGGATGATACCTCAATTTCCATAGAAGTCGTAGCATCCATATCTTGCAAACTTTCACACAAAGTTAATTGCAATACAAAGTTAATTATACTACTACTTGCAACTAGTCACAAAAGCTATTGTTacttcttgtattttttttcaatttggtaCATTAGTAAAATTTATAAGAATTCTTGAAATAATAAACAATTTTTTAATCCCACAAAGTAACTTATTTTCCAGGTATATCACAATTAGCATGTAAATAGTCAATTTGACCACTCAACTAATATTTAACCTTTCCAAACTCACAATTCAATGTAGATTTGCACTTTcacggaaatgaaaatgaagaattcaaatatgaaaataaaaaattgcatAACACAAGGTAGGGTGATGTTACTGTTAGTAATTACATAGGCTACAAAACCCAATGCCACCTCTAAAATTTTGCAGTGCCATAATTGGTTAAAGTATTCAACAGCTCAGTTTGTTCTTTCGGAACCATTGAATGATTATTTAAATACTTTCCTACAGAATTTCACTCTCCCTCTGTCATTAATGTAACTTCATTCTTTAGGGGACAACATATTCGGGACAAATGCAACTACTATGACCAAGAATCTACTATGCAGTTTAGGGGAATCATGACCAAGAATCTACTATGACCCATGCAGTAAATATTTTTTCAATATCAAAAGTATTCATAcatagtaaattatttgaaaacaataaacaataattCATGTTAAATCAATaacaataaaaacaaaaataaaaaaatagtgCAATCAGATTTATGAAAATTTATGTACAATCAGATTTTTAACTTATGGGTGACGGATGTCACTTTGATCTTTTAAGGGTGGATGCAGCTTTGAAGCGATTGATTGGAGGATTTCAAAACGAGAACAACCCAGGTTTATGTGGAGCTGGTTTTTAATCTTTGAGGGCTTGCACTGCTTCAGATGATCAAGAATTACTATGACCCATGaagtaaatatttttttaatatcaaAAGTATTCATACATAGTAAATTATTTGTAAATAATAAACAATAATTCATGTTAAATCAATAACaataaaaacaaaagcaaaaaaataggGCATATAAATTACCTAGAATTGAAGATAGTAATAAAATCTCTTTTTAATTCCCTTGCTGATGTTCGCTCCAGCAATCGTCCTTGACAGCAATATGGAGGAGAATCTCGTTATcgaagaaagggaaagaaaagtcACCTCTTGGCATTAAAACGCAGGCAAAACTTTAGAGTGGTGATGCAAGGTCTTTTCCCAACTTTTAGCTTATTGGGCAACGGTGCCACAAGCTTCCAGGGACTTTGTCTCTTTTTGGCTTTGTTCAAAGCAATCACCGATGAAAGACTTTGGTGGCTTCATCGTCTtgaggttttctttttctttttccccagaTCGTGAGTAGTTAACTCAAAAGTAATGGTATTTGAATTAGATCGGCCCATTAATTTTGGTTCAAAGGTTTAGATGGTAGAGAAAACTTGTATTAAACCAAATcaatttgaattattaaaaaattaaaatataaataataacaGGACATTTGGCGTAATATTAGAGGTGGCATTGGATTGACACTCAAAATATGTCACCGAAGATCCCAAGTGGTATAGTTTTTGCCTTTTGTTTcgctaaaacagaaaaaaataaaagaatctttctatttttcaaaaactagtttttcaaatactataaaatttttaaaaagtactctaaaaaatagtttaaattttttgtaatgtttaaaaaatatcccaaaatatatttttaaaactgtactactcttaaatattccaaaatatactctaaaaatt encodes:
- the LOC113783366 gene encoding uncharacterized protein LOC113783366, yielding MATPQILQREEDLLLWQSLFDDPKGENEKCRGTDIEKKIEFLESLTGKVSNRRSRRWLNDRLLMELVPRLNAEEIRGLFAPPPWGDDVPLSPFSMTNIGEWDKFRTVDMDKERRAGAHHVSDGRIDALSRNTGSLSSNSCSCGLPNRFHPPKYQQALL